From Mucilaginibacter rubeus, a single genomic window includes:
- a CDS encoding IPT/TIG domain-containing protein, producing the protein MNKSLPKLLEISITHYIKHCIAFFILTLFGIQLHAQAPIIASISPASGPAGTIVTISGKNFNANAALNAVFFGAAKATLKSATNSAITAIVPAGATFQPVAVTTNNLTGYSARPFIVTYDNGGNVFTTHNAFAPKLNLPVDDNNYTGSVTTADINADGKPDLVVTTTGLGGGVRIYKNNGSSTKPFGPNADCFISNDIDPIKVIAADLDGDGLPDLSVANYRSPTFTTYLNTSSGGQISFAKGITFGKEPISAFGLQAGDFDLDGKPDIAVIDQVGDVVSVYKNTSKPGALSFDPKVDFVTGAAPFDVEIVDMDGDGRADIVTGNHEGATISVLRNTTSGSSISFDTKKDFLAGDSPYNIAVGDMNNDGKPDVGVVNHPFFGEMKTGCGLRNTSTPGNISFDTKVDFYTELYSDDLVMNDMDGDGRPDLAFLDHDSGTAKLLSNKSTGTALVFSGPISFDAGQYPLGIAVGDVNGDGKPDIVESNTYYVSLLINQSGLLTPGITSFTPQITGEGKTVTITGVNLTGTSAVYFGGVPATSFNVESATKVTAVVGTGRSGDITLTTPYGTVALNAFNFLPKPVIQSLSTTSSGGTYTVVINGSDFTGTTDVSIGGTPVTSFKINSRSMVTAVTSKAPTGNVVLTTPGGTATFAYIVPPTVTAFTPNTAPTGGVVNITGTNFTGATAVTFGTYKAQSFTVNSATSITATVNTAGSGNVAVTTPGGTGSLAGFTFISAPVVSYFTPNSAGAGATITITGSNFSGATAVSFGGVPAKSFVVNSATNITAIIGPSASGDVVVTTPGGTAKQTGFTFIAPPVITSADATGYAGSTVVINGSNLKSVTSVSFGGMRAKSFSILSDTKITAVPGSTGASGDITLTNDGNTVSFPGFTYLYPPTATSINPTSGTVGTPITITGTNLTGTTDVRFMSSPATSFTVNSPTSITAVVGAGSSGTVYITNPAGTANINGFTFIQPQPAPTLASFVPAQGFIGSRVYLTGTNLTNVTSVTIGGVPAASFSSESATGLFAYVGRGAVGGDIVVTTPIGSAIIKGFVVVPPTAITGFSPKVAVAGTVVTITGHGFLNTTRLGFGSVPAKAFVVQGDDRITATVGDGAEGDIYLESPAGAGSITGFLFTPKPKVTAGGQTTFVSGGSVTLYATIGSDYAYQWMKNGKNINGATQQTFKATESGNYSVTLTHAGISLTSDEITVTAIYTLPASNFKVSATSATCKGESNGVIGITAVQSLSYQAALTGNGLNKQYTFTNNLTIDNLAAGTYNVCITVDGQPDYKQCYDLVITQPQDLSVFSSVNKATQTVNLSLNGSDNYAVELNGTVYHTTDNSISLPLRKGNNKLVVATDKLCQGIIEKTIAVSDNALPYPNPFLDILNVNLGDTVVANCTIRVFNIADGRLLYQQKFHNQAGVVQLSLAGLKNGTYSLNMLADNVESVFKIIKK; encoded by the coding sequence ATGAATAAATCTTTACCTAAACTCCTCGAAATATCAATAACCCATTACATTAAACATTGTATTGCTTTCTTTATCCTGACGCTTTTCGGAATACAGTTACATGCGCAAGCGCCTATAATTGCCAGTATTTCACCGGCCTCTGGACCGGCGGGCACTATAGTTACCATTAGTGGTAAAAACTTCAATGCCAACGCGGCGCTGAATGCCGTATTTTTTGGCGCAGCCAAAGCAACATTGAAATCAGCTACTAATAGCGCTATAACTGCTATTGTACCTGCCGGGGCAACGTTTCAGCCGGTTGCCGTTACTACTAATAACCTAACAGGATACTCGGCCAGGCCATTTATTGTTACTTATGATAACGGCGGTAACGTATTTACAACCCACAATGCATTTGCCCCCAAATTAAACCTCCCGGTAGACGATAATAATTATACAGGATCGGTTACTACTGCCGATATCAATGCCGATGGCAAGCCCGACCTTGTAGTAACCACAACAGGCCTGGGCGGTGGCGTACGTATCTATAAAAATAACGGCAGCAGCACAAAGCCCTTTGGCCCTAATGCTGATTGTTTCATCAGTAATGACATAGATCCTATAAAGGTAATAGCCGCAGATTTGGATGGTGACGGATTGCCCGATCTGTCTGTTGCTAATTATCGGTCACCAACATTCACCACATACCTTAACACAAGCAGCGGTGGCCAGATTTCATTCGCTAAAGGCATTACTTTTGGTAAGGAACCGATAAGCGCCTTCGGTCTCCAGGCGGGCGACTTTGACCTTGATGGCAAACCCGATATCGCAGTGATTGACCAGGTAGGCGATGTAGTTTCTGTATATAAAAACACAAGCAAACCAGGCGCGCTTTCTTTTGACCCTAAAGTTGATTTTGTAACCGGTGCTGCTCCATTTGATGTTGAAATTGTTGATATGGATGGTGACGGGCGTGCTGATATTGTTACCGGCAATCATGAAGGTGCTACAATTTCCGTTTTAAGAAACACCACATCCGGGTCATCTATTTCATTTGATACAAAAAAAGATTTTCTTGCTGGCGATTCGCCCTATAATATAGCTGTTGGCGATATGAACAACGATGGCAAGCCAGACGTTGGAGTAGTCAATCATCCTTTTTTTGGTGAAATGAAAACGGGTTGTGGCCTACGCAATACAAGCACTCCAGGCAATATATCGTTTGATACAAAAGTTGATTTTTATACCGAATTATATTCCGACGATCTGGTAATGAACGACATGGATGGCGATGGCCGACCGGACCTTGCTTTTCTTGATCACGATAGCGGTACAGCAAAATTGTTATCCAATAAAAGCACGGGCACCGCCTTAGTATTTAGCGGCCCAATAAGTTTTGATGCCGGCCAATACCCGCTGGGCATTGCTGTAGGCGATGTTAATGGCGACGGCAAACCCGATATCGTCGAATCCAATACTTATTATGTTTCGTTATTAATCAATCAGTCAGGATTACTTACCCCGGGCATTACATCATTTACCCCACAAATTACCGGCGAAGGCAAAACCGTTACCATTACCGGTGTTAACCTTACAGGGACATCGGCAGTTTACTTTGGGGGCGTGCCTGCCACAAGTTTTAACGTTGAATCGGCCACAAAGGTCACGGCAGTAGTTGGTACAGGGCGCTCGGGCGATATTACACTTACCACGCCTTATGGTACAGTAGCACTCAACGCCTTCAATTTTTTACCTAAACCGGTTATTCAGTCATTATCAACAACCTCTTCGGGTGGTACATATACCGTAGTCATCAACGGCTCAGATTTTACCGGTACTACTGATGTGAGTATAGGTGGAACGCCTGTAACATCCTTCAAAATAAATTCGCGGAGCATGGTTACTGCTGTTACCAGCAAAGCACCTACTGGTAACGTTGTACTAACCACGCCAGGAGGCACGGCCACTTTTGCCTATATTGTACCGCCAACCGTTACTGCCTTTACGCCCAATACAGCGCCTACAGGTGGTGTAGTAAATATAACGGGGACTAATTTTACAGGTGCAACCGCAGTTACTTTTGGAACCTATAAGGCGCAATCATTTACCGTAAACAGTGCAACAAGCATTACCGCCACAGTAAATACAGCGGGCAGCGGCAACGTAGCTGTTACCACACCGGGAGGCACCGGAAGCCTGGCTGGCTTTACCTTTATAAGCGCGCCTGTTGTATCTTATTTTACCCCCAACAGTGCAGGTGCTGGCGCTACAATTACCATTACAGGTAGTAATTTCTCAGGAGCCACAGCGGTAAGCTTTGGTGGCGTACCTGCAAAATCATTTGTGGTTAACTCTGCAACAAATATTACGGCAATAATCGGCCCATCTGCCAGCGGTGATGTAGTGGTAACAACCCCCGGCGGCACAGCCAAACAGACGGGTTTTACTTTCATAGCACCACCTGTTATTACTTCGGCCGATGCCACAGGCTATGCAGGTTCAACAGTTGTAATTAACGGCAGCAATCTGAAAAGTGTCACCAGCGTAAGCTTTGGTGGTATGCGGGCAAAATCATTCAGTATACTTAGTGATACCAAAATAACTGCCGTACCGGGCAGTACAGGTGCAAGCGGCGATATCACCCTTACTAACGACGGCAATACAGTAAGTTTTCCGGGCTTTACCTATTTGTATCCGCCAACTGCAACTTCTATAAACCCTACATCGGGTACAGTAGGCACTCCGATAACCATCACCGGAACTAACCTAACCGGGACTACCGACGTTCGCTTCATGAGTAGCCCGGCAACTTCTTTTACAGTAAACAGTCCTACCAGCATTACGGCTGTAGTTGGCGCGGGTAGCAGCGGTACGGTGTATATAACCAACCCGGCAGGCACCGCTAATATCAACGGCTTTACATTCATTCAGCCGCAGCCGGCACCAACACTGGCCTCTTTTGTTCCCGCTCAGGGCTTTATAGGCTCAAGGGTGTACTTAACAGGCACAAACCTTACCAACGTTACTTCGGTAACAATTGGCGGCGTGCCCGCAGCATCATTTTCAAGCGAATCCGCAACGGGACTATTTGCATATGTGGGCCGGGGTGCTGTCGGTGGAGATATAGTAGTAACCACACCAATCGGTTCGGCCATTATAAAGGGCTTTGTGGTAGTACCACCAACCGCCATAACAGGGTTTTCACCAAAAGTGGCTGTAGCGGGAACAGTTGTTACCATTACGGGCCATGGCTTCCTCAACACTACCCGCTTAGGGTTTGGTTCGGTACCAGCCAAAGCATTTGTTGTGCAGGGCGATGACCGGATCACTGCAACCGTTGGCGACGGAGCCGAAGGTGATATCTACCTTGAATCGCCTGCCGGCGCCGGTTCTATCACCGGCTTCTTATTTACACCTAAACCTAAAGTTACAGCCGGTGGCCAAACAACTTTTGTAAGCGGTGGTAGTGTTACACTTTATGCCACTATCGGCAGCGATTATGCTTATCAGTGGATGAAGAACGGTAAAAATATCAATGGAGCAACACAACAAACCTTTAAGGCTACCGAATCTGGAAATTACAGTGTTACACTCACTCATGCCGGTATTAGCTTAACATCTGATGAAATTACGGTTACTGCCATTTATACCTTACCGGCAAGTAACTTCAAAGTATCGGCAACAAGCGCTACCTGCAAAGGCGAAAGCAACGGCGTTATCGGTATTACAGCGGTACAATCGCTTTCCTACCAGGCTGCGCTAACCGGCAACGGGTTAAATAAGCAATATACATTTACCAATAATTTAACCATCGATAATTTAGCCGCAGGAACTTATAACGTTTGTATCACCGTTGATGGCCAGCCCGACTATAAACAATGTTATGATCTTGTGATCACCCAACCTCAGGACCTGTCGGTATTTTCATCTGTTAATAAAGCGACACAAACTGTTAACCTAAGCTTAAACGGCAGCGATAATTACGCGGTTGAATTGAATGGTACGGTTTATCATACTACCGATAATTCTATTTCATTACCATTACGCAAAGGCAATAATAAGCTTGTAGTAGCAACAGATAAGCTTTGCCAGGGAATCATTGAAAAAACCATCGCGGTGAGCGATAACGCACTGCCCTATCCAAATCCTTTTCTGGATATTTTGAATGTTAACCTTGGTGATACCGTTGTTGCCAACTGCACCATCAGGGTATTTAACATTGCCGATGGCCGGTTATTATATCAGCAAAAATTCCATAACCAGGCAGGGGTTGTTCAGCTTAGCCTGGCAGGATTAAAAAACGGAACCTATTCTTTAAACATGCTGGCCGACAACGTTGAGTCGGTTTTCAAGATCATCAAAAAATGA
- a CDS encoding ABC-F family ATP-binding cassette domain-containing protein encodes MITVSNLSLRYGKRTLFEDVNLKFTQGNCYGIIGANGAGKSTFLKILSGDIDPTSGSVSFTPGERMAVLSQNHYAFDEFTVLETVMMGHKEMYAIMKEKDAIYLKEDFSDADGERAGELENLFAEMDGWNAESNAATLLSNLGIKEEFHYQLVKDLDNTQKVRVLLAQALFGKPDILLLDEPTNDLDIHTISWLEDFLASYEAIVLVVSHDRHFLDTVCTHVVDIDFGKMTIYTGNYTFWYESSQLALKQRAEQNKKAEDKVKELQEFIRRFSANASKSKQATSRKKALDKINLDEIQPSNRKYPGIIFNNLGREAGDQILTVENLGKTLNGEVLFNNITFTVNKGDKISILSQNSLATTAFYNILTGRDKDFTGTFKWGVTINAADIPNDSSEYFDGKTDNLIDWLREYSPGEKDDQFIRGFLGRMLFSGEEVMKKCSVLSGGEKMRCMFSRMMLQQANLLMFDEPTNHLDLESITALNNGMKDFRGTILFTSRDHELVETVANRIVELTPGGYIDKLMTYDEYINSAVVQKQQEELYAAV; translated from the coding sequence ATGATCACGGTATCCAATCTTTCTTTACGTTACGGTAAGCGGACTTTATTTGAAGACGTTAACCTGAAATTTACACAAGGCAACTGTTATGGTATTATCGGCGCTAATGGCGCAGGTAAATCTACATTCCTGAAAATTCTTTCGGGCGATATTGATCCAACCAGCGGTTCGGTTAGTTTTACTCCGGGCGAGCGCATGGCGGTATTAAGCCAGAACCATTACGCTTTTGACGAATTTACAGTTCTTGAAACTGTGATGATGGGTCATAAGGAAATGTATGCCATAATGAAGGAGAAAGACGCCATTTACCTTAAAGAGGATTTCAGCGATGCCGACGGAGAACGTGCCGGCGAACTGGAAAACCTTTTTGCAGAAATGGACGGCTGGAATGCCGAAAGCAATGCTGCTACCCTATTGAGCAACCTTGGCATTAAAGAAGAATTTCACTATCAACTGGTTAAAGACCTTGATAATACCCAAAAAGTACGTGTGTTATTAGCGCAGGCGCTTTTTGGAAAACCTGACATCCTGTTACTGGATGAGCCTACCAACGACTTGGACATCCACACCATCAGCTGGCTGGAAGATTTCCTTGCCTCATATGAAGCTATTGTATTGGTTGTATCGCACGACAGGCACTTCCTTGATACTGTATGTACCCACGTGGTAGATATCGACTTTGGTAAGATGACCATTTATACTGGTAACTATACCTTCTGGTATGAATCAAGCCAATTGGCATTGAAGCAACGTGCCGAGCAGAACAAAAAGGCTGAAGATAAAGTTAAAGAGCTTCAGGAATTCATTCGCAGGTTTAGCGCTAACGCGTCAAAATCAAAGCAAGCTACCAGCCGTAAAAAGGCTTTGGATAAGATCAACCTTGATGAGATCCAGCCATCAAACCGTAAATATCCTGGCATTATCTTCAACAACCTTGGTCGTGAGGCCGGTGACCAGATCCTAACCGTTGAAAACCTGGGTAAAACGCTAAATGGTGAAGTGTTGTTCAACAATATTACTTTTACAGTAAATAAAGGCGATAAAATTTCCATCCTGTCGCAAAACAGTTTGGCAACCACTGCCTTCTATAATATTTTAACCGGACGAGATAAAGATTTCACAGGTACTTTTAAATGGGGCGTAACCATCAATGCTGCCGATATCCCTAACGATAGTAGCGAATACTTTGACGGCAAGACTGATAACCTGATAGATTGGCTGCGCGAATATTCACCAGGCGAAAAGGACGATCAGTTTATCCGCGGCTTTTTAGGCCGGATGCTGTTCTCGGGCGAAGAGGTTATGAAAAAGTGCAGCGTACTTTCGGGTGGCGAGAAAATGCGTTGCATGTTTAGCCGCATGATGCTGCAACAAGCTAACCTTTTAATGTTTGATGAGCCAACCAACCACCTCGACCTGGAATCAATCACTGCCCTCAATAATGGTATGAAAGATTTCCGTGGCACCATACTCTTCACCTCGCGAGATCATGAATTGGTTGAAACCGTTGCAAACCGCATCGTTGAGCTAACCCCGGGTGGCTATATTGATAAGCTCATGACCTACGACGAATATATTAACAGCGCTGTAGTTCAAAAGCAACAGGAAGAACTTTACGCTGCGGTGTAA
- a CDS encoding SRPBCC family protein → MNTFTSTISINKPLAEVYDFLADFNNHQQLMPDNIQEWMSTRDEARFSIQNMAKLALKIEERIHNQLVRIIPAEKPPFDLELKWSLSFNNDHTDILFTINAELSMMMKMLASGPLQKLADHETQSLLNILS, encoded by the coding sequence ATGAATACATTCACAAGTACAATAAGCATTAACAAACCTTTAGCTGAGGTTTATGATTTTTTGGCCGATTTTAATAATCATCAGCAGCTAATGCCCGATAATATCCAGGAATGGATGTCTACCCGTGACGAGGCGCGGTTTAGTATCCAGAATATGGCCAAACTTGCTTTGAAAATTGAGGAACGTATTCACAATCAATTGGTAAGAATTATCCCGGCAGAAAAGCCCCCATTTGATCTTGAACTAAAATGGTCGTTATCTTTCAATAACGACCATACAGATATTTTATTCACCATTAATGCTGAGCTTAGCATGATGATGAAAATGCTGGCGTCAGGTCCGCTACAAAAACTGGCCGACCATGAAACACAAAGTTTACTTAACATTTTAAGCTAA
- the pyrE gene encoding orotate phosphoribosyltransferase, with the protein MFTNNEIEQQVAEFLLQIKAIKLQPNNPFTWASGWKSPIYCDNRVTLSHPTIRTYIRQQLVAAIHDKFGSVGCIAGVATAGIPQGALVAQELGLPFIYVRSKPKEHGTGSMIEGDAPTTSGKRVVVIEDLLSTGKSSLQAVEALRAAGYDVAGLAAIFTYGFDIADENFKQANCPYVTLSNYNALIKYAEEHQFINEKDVNLLKQWRESPSTWGEIAAS; encoded by the coding sequence ATGTTTACTAATAATGAGATCGAACAACAAGTAGCCGAATTCCTGCTGCAAATTAAAGCAATTAAATTACAACCCAATAATCCTTTTACATGGGCATCGGGCTGGAAATCTCCAATTTACTGCGATAACCGCGTTACGCTTTCTCATCCAACCATCCGCACCTATATCAGGCAGCAGCTGGTTGCAGCCATCCATGACAAATTTGGTTCGGTTGGCTGTATAGCGGGTGTAGCTACTGCAGGTATCCCCCAAGGAGCTTTGGTAGCTCAGGAATTAGGACTTCCTTTCATCTACGTACGCTCAAAACCTAAAGAGCATGGTACAGGCAGCATGATTGAAGGTGATGCTCCTACTACATCAGGCAAACGTGTTGTGGTAATTGAAGATTTGCTTTCAACCGGCAAAAGCAGCTTACAAGCTGTTGAAGCTTTGCGTGCTGCTGGTTATGATGTTGCCGGTCTTGCCGCCATCTTCACTTATGGCTTTGATATTGCCGACGAAAACTTCAAACAGGCTAATTGCCCATATGTAACGCTGTCAAACTACAATGCGCTAATTAAATATGCAGAAGAGCACCAATTCATCAACGAAAAAGATGTAAACCTGCTTAAACAGTGGCGCGAAAGCCCATCAACCTGGGGCGAAATAGCAGCAAGTTAA
- a CDS encoding NUDIX hydrolase produces the protein MAQKYRIYINEKVILLTESEPKHADNFERLDAETFDLKIIYTWILANPNKLFYIKTPNAKVYLKAIKKNITLIEAAGGLVMNTKGQYLFIYRNDKWDLPKGKIEKDEKVKEAAVREVEEECGIKVSELGEKICKTYHVYVNRGEVVLKKTHWFAMKSKGKEKLKPQKEEGITDVRWFEHEHIEPIIENTFPSIMDVLHEEKLVTNKVMPLSE, from the coding sequence ATGGCTCAAAAATACAGAATTTATATTAACGAAAAGGTTATCCTGCTCACAGAATCTGAACCAAAGCATGCAGATAATTTTGAAAGGCTTGATGCAGAGACCTTTGACTTGAAAATTATATACACCTGGATCCTCGCTAATCCTAATAAACTGTTTTACATAAAAACGCCTAACGCCAAGGTGTATTTAAAAGCGATTAAGAAGAATATTACACTTATTGAAGCGGCCGGTGGCCTGGTTATGAACACTAAGGGGCAGTATTTATTCATTTATCGCAACGATAAATGGGATTTACCTAAAGGCAAAATAGAAAAAGATGAGAAGGTAAAAGAAGCAGCGGTACGCGAAGTAGAAGAGGAGTGTGGCATAAAAGTCAGTGAACTGGGAGAAAAAATTTGCAAAACTTACCACGTTTACGTGAACCGTGGCGAGGTTGTGCTAAAGAAAACACATTGGTTTGCTATGAAAAGCAAAGGCAAAGAAAAACTAAAACCTCAAAAAGAAGAAGGTATTACCGATGTGCGCTGGTTTGAGCATGAGCACATTGAGCCAATAATTGAAAATACATTTCCATCTATAATGGACGTACTCCATGAAGAAAAGCTGGTTACAAATAAGGTAATGCCTCTTTCGGAATAA
- the coaD gene encoding pantetheine-phosphate adenylyltransferase, translating into MKIALFPGSFDPITKAHVDIVKRSVELFDKFYIGIGVNSSKKGLLTIEQREQMIRAVFEHDERIHVIAYEGLTVNFCKSIGAAYMIRGIRTVSDFEYEKAIAQMNHSLAPDIESIFIVSKPGYSSISSTIVREIIRYNGDVSQFIPKEALPYL; encoded by the coding sequence ATGAAGATAGCCCTTTTTCCAGGTTCCTTTGATCCCATCACAAAGGCACATGTTGATATTGTTAAGCGATCTGTTGAGTTGTTTGATAAATTCTATATAGGTATAGGCGTAAACAGCAGCAAGAAAGGGCTCTTAACTATCGAACAGCGCGAGCAAATGATCAGGGCTGTTTTTGAGCATGACGAACGGATCCATGTAATAGCCTACGAAGGGCTTACAGTAAATTTCTGTAAAAGCATAGGTGCTGCATACATGATCAGGGGCATCCGTACCGTATCCGACTTTGAATACGAAAAGGCTATAGCGCAAATGAACCACTCTTTGGCTCCCGATATTGAAAGCATATTTATAGTAAGTAAACCAGGCTATTCGTCCATAAGCTCAACCATTGTACGCGAAATCATCAGGTATAATGGAGATGTAAGCCAGTTTATTCCGAAAGAGGCATTACCTTATTTGTAA
- the nudK gene encoding GDP-mannose pyrophosphatase NudK: MNQIEILSTDILSDNWYTLKKVTYQVKENNGNTSVQSREAYDRGNGATILLYNKAQQSVILTRQFRLPTYINGNPDGMLIECCAGLLDKDNPEDCIRKETEEETGYKITDVKKVFEAYMSPGSVTEILYFFVAEYNKAMKVSDGGGLAHENENIEVLELPFSQALQMMQTGEIKDGKTIMLLQYAQLASLV, from the coding sequence ATGAATCAAATAGAAATTCTTAGTACCGATATTTTATCAGATAACTGGTATACACTAAAAAAAGTAACTTATCAGGTTAAGGAAAACAATGGAAATACTTCGGTTCAAAGTCGCGAGGCTTATGACCGTGGTAATGGCGCAACTATTTTGCTTTACAATAAGGCGCAGCAATCTGTCATATTAACAAGGCAATTCAGGTTACCGACCTATATTAATGGTAATCCGGATGGGATGCTGATTGAATGTTGCGCGGGCCTGCTTGATAAGGACAATCCGGAAGACTGCATCCGTAAGGAAACTGAAGAAGAAACTGGTTATAAAATAACTGATGTGAAAAAGGTTTTTGAGGCATACATGTCGCCTGGCTCTGTTACCGAAATCCTTTACTTTTTTGTAGCCGAGTACAATAAAGCAATGAAAGTTAGTGACGGCGGTGGCCTTGCACATGAAAATGAAAATATCGAAGTTTTGGAATTACCCTTCAGCCAAGCCCTACAAATGATGCAAACCGGAGAAATAAAAGATGGTAAAACAATTATGCTCCTGCAATATGCGCAATTAGCTTCGCTGGTTTAG
- a CDS encoding DeoR/GlpR family DNA-binding transcription regulator: protein MNFPKRKQKIIEQLNQTGEVDIKQLATELDISEITIRRDLNQLAADGLLYRTHGGATKVNPLERPHSFVNKSAQNAGVKDAICRLAAAQINDGDIIFMDCGSTVFRLCQFIKNKKIKVITNSLPVIYELQDCAVSVNIIGGELDKERQAVHGTTAIEHINKYRATKAFLGIDGISEAGLFANSEHEASITSAFAANSAYTYILCDATKIGKETYLNFAGLNLISAIITNGDEDSLLFLKRNGVTVLSTKR from the coding sequence ATGAACTTTCCTAAAAGAAAACAAAAAATAATTGAGCAACTCAATCAAACGGGAGAGGTTGATATTAAACAATTGGCAACCGAGTTGGATATTTCAGAGATCACTATCAGACGAGATTTAAACCAATTGGCCGCGGACGGTTTGCTTTATCGCACCCACGGCGGAGCTACCAAAGTTAACCCTCTTGAAAGGCCGCATAGTTTTGTGAATAAAAGCGCACAAAATGCAGGCGTTAAAGATGCTATTTGCCGCCTGGCTGCAGCGCAGATCAACGATGGCGATATTATTTTTATGGATTGTGGCAGCACGGTTTTCAGACTTTGTCAGTTCATCAAAAACAAGAAGATAAAGGTGATAACAAATTCATTACCTGTAATATATGAGCTTCAGGATTGCGCCGTAAGTGTCAATATAATAGGAGGGGAACTGGACAAAGAGCGACAAGCCGTACACGGCACAACAGCCATTGAGCATATCAACAAATACCGGGCAACCAAGGCTTTTTTAGGTATTGATGGTATTTCAGAAGCCGGGCTGTTTGCCAATAGCGAACACGAAGCATCCATTACTTCTGCTTTCGCCGCTAATAGCGCTTATACCTATATTTTGTGCGACGCCACCAAAATCGGAAAAGAAACCTACCTTAATTTTGCAGGATTAAATTTGATTAGCGCCATTATTACTAATGGAGACGAGGATAGCCTGCTTTTTCTTAAAAGAAATGGTGTAACTGTGCTAAGTACAAAAAGGTAA
- the rsmD gene encoding 16S rRNA (guanine(966)-N(2))-methyltransferase RsmD gives MRIIGGSLKGLRLNPPKNLPVRPTTDLAKEALFNILLNQIEFEGIKVLDLFSGTGNISLEFASRGASEVISVDRSVHCVNYLKDTSRQHKLTQIKTYREDVFKYLNVETEQYDLIFADPPYDLNRIPDLPKVIFEKNLLKPDGLLIVEHQSLQNLSNHPAFVEQRKYGHSSFSFFRYP, from the coding sequence ATGCGCATTATCGGAGGTAGTTTAAAAGGATTGAGGCTTAATCCGCCAAAAAATCTTCCTGTTCGCCCCACAACCGACCTTGCAAAAGAGGCCTTGTTTAATATCCTGCTTAACCAAATTGAGTTTGAAGGTATTAAAGTACTTGACCTATTTAGCGGTACAGGTAATATTTCGCTTGAATTTGCTTCGCGCGGTGCTTCTGAAGTTATCTCTGTTGACAGGAGCGTTCATTGTGTTAATTACCTTAAAGACACATCGCGCCAGCATAAGCTTACGCAGATAAAAACTTACCGGGAAGATGTATTTAAATATCTGAATGTAGAAACCGAGCAATACGACCTGATATTTGCAGATCCGCCGTATGATTTAAACAGGATCCCTGATTTACCGAAAGTTATTTTTGAAAAGAATTTGCTTAAGCCTGATGGCCTGCTGATAGTTGAACACCAATCGTTGCAAAATCTGAGCAATCATCCTGCATTTGTTGAACAAAGGAAATATGGCCATTCGTCTTTTTCTTTTTTTCGATACCCATAA